GCGCGGCTCGCCAGATAGATGGCGGTGCCGGCCATATCCTCGTCGAGGCCGATCCGCTTCGCCGGGATCGACTTGGCGACTGCATCGCCGTGATCGCGTGCCGCACGGTTCATCTCGCTGGCGAACGCGCCGGGCGCGATCGAGGTGACGTTGATGCCGTCGCGCACCAGCCGTGCGGCCAGCCGTTTGGTCAGATAGATCAGCGCCGATTTCGACGCGTGATAGCTGTACGTCTCCCACGGGTTCAGCCGCAACCCGTCAACCGAGGTGATATTGATGACCTTGGCGGGCGCGCCGTGCGATGCTCCGGCCTTCAACAGTCCATGCAGCGCCTGCGTCAGAAAGAACGGCGACTTGACGTTCAGGTCCATCACCTTGTCCCAGCCCGCCTCCGGGAACTCCTCGAACGCCACGCCCCATGCCGCGCCGGCATTGTTGACGAGGATGTCCAGCCGCTCCTCACGTTCCGCCACCGCCGCCGCCAGTGCGCGGCACCCATCGACGGTCGCCACGTCCTGCGGCAGCGCGATGCAGTTCGGCCCCAGCGCCGCGGCGGTTTCCTCACACGCCGCGGCCTTGCGGCTGGAGACGTAGACGCGCGCGCCCTGGGCTACGAAGCCCGCCGCGATCATGCGGCCGATCCCGCGGCTGCCGCCGGTGACCAGGGCGACTCGGCCGTCCAGCCGGAACAGGTTGGTCGTATCCATCAGTCTCTCCCTTATCCGCCGCGCTTCAGCGTCTCACGTGCG
The genomic region above belongs to Sphingomonas phyllosphaerae 5.2 and contains:
- a CDS encoding SDR family oxidoreductase, whose product is MDTTNLFRLDGRVALVTGGSRGIGRMIAAGFVAQGARVYVSSRKAAACEETAAALGPNCIALPQDVATVDGCRALAAAVAEREERLDILVNNAGAAWGVAFEEFPEAGWDKVMDLNVKSPFFLTQALHGLLKAGASHGAPAKVINITSVDGLRLNPWETYSYHASKSALIYLTKRLAARLVRDGINVTSIAPGAFASEMNRAARDHGDAVAKSIPAKRIGLDEDMAGTAIYLASRAGDYVIGETIAVDGGLVNASLGVSIDG